CAGATTTTTGAAGACCCGCAGGCGCAACTGACCAAGGAATACGTTGCCGGTCACTTCAGTTAAGCCTGCTGCCTGCCGGTAGCATCAATAATCAACAAAAAGAAGGGAGGTACAGGATGCACTGGGGTATCTTTACGCAAGACGAACGCCAAACCACCCGCTACCGGCTGGATTTGGCGGCGATAGAGGCATCATTACGGGAAGTCCAGGCGGACTTTGAGCGCATCAATATCAGCCTGGACTCACCCCGCGACGCCTTTTCGGATGAAGTCGTCAGTAATATGCTGGCCGGTTACCGTTGCGTCGATGAAGCCCTGCACCTGGGCATCGACCTATTCATGCTGGGCAATTCCGCCCGCATCCTCGAACTCAACAACCTGATCCTGTGTGGTGACGGCCCGGTCAAGCGCCAGCAGCTTGCCTCCCACCTCAAGGCGAGCGAGAAACGTTTCTATCAGCAACCTGACGGCATCGGCGACCTGATGGAATGGCTGGAACGGCACAAGCATGAGCCGGTATGGGAACGCGCCGCCGGGATTTACATCCACATCCTCAGCACGCCACAGTTGTTCATCGAAGGCAATCACCGCACCGCCATGCTGATCGTCAGCTACGTGCTGGCGCGGGAAGGGCAACCACCATTTGTGCTCAGCAAGAAAAATATCCGCGCTTATTTTGACCCATCCAAACACGTTTTCTACCGCAACCGCCACAGTCTGGCGATGATCTGGCAATGGCCACGCCTGCAACATGAAATTGCGGAACTATTGCGCAAGCATGCAAGTCCGGAGTTCCTGTTGGCTGACGACGTTTGACAGCGTGAAGAGGGCGTATGCAATATGCCCCTACAGGGGAAATTTTAGTGGATAGCCTGCCCGTTGCGCTTGGTCTCGCCACGGTTGGAGTCCAGCATGGCGTGGAAACGTTCCGGGTCATTCTTCAGCATGATGACATATTCCTCGACCAACCCTTGCCAGCCGAATCCGCCGTGTTCCTTCATGTGCAGGAGCGCGACCATCAACAATTTGGAGGCGGCGCGGATTTCACGTTTCTCACCTTCGTGGTAGGAAACGACGAGTTCGCGGTACAGGGCTTCAACCTTTTCCAGTGGTGTCATGGATAATTCCGGGAAAGTGAATAAAACATAACGTGAAACTTCACGTCACACCGAGATAGCAGATACATTACAAATACAGCGGAGCCATCCGCCGCCAATAATAACCCTTGTGCGCCCGCTCATCCCACTCATGCAGGTGATGGCGGATACCTTTGCTGTGCAGGATATGGCTTAGATGATGATTGTTACCCAGAAATGGGTCTTCCCTGCCGATCACCAGCACAATATCCAAGAGGTTGGGCTGGAAGCCCGCCGGTGAAAATACTTTCCTGTTTACTGAATGGCTATAACCCCGCGAAGAAGGTTTCCAATTCCGCCAGCAGTTCCCGTTCCTGCTCCGCCTGGCGCGGGTAATTGAAATGCCCCGCCTCCAGCACGAACAGCGACTTCGACTCCGGCAAGGCATTGTAGATGGCGAACTGCCCCGGTGGAGCGACCGTCGGGTCGAACAACGCGGCGGCCACATGCAGCGGCTGGCGGATGAAACCGGCGGCGCTGGCGGCGTCGTAATATTGCAGGGTATCCATGACATTGCCGTGCTGCTGCTGATAGCGCTGCACCGCCGCGCCGCTGCCAACCGTCGGCAGTTGCAAACGCAGCGGATGATTGCCGAAAGTCGGCACATTCAGGTGCGCCCGCTGGATGCGCGCATCCCATGGCAACGCCAATGCGCCTATCCCCCCACCAAAACTGATGCCGGAATAGCCAATATGCCCGCGCACCGCCGGAAACAATAACTGCAAGGCCGACACTGCCAACCACAAGTCTTCCACACACCCACCGATGATGTACTGCTCTGATTTGTCGATGTCGTGTAGCACATGGTAAGAAGGGTTGCTGGAAACCGATGCCTGCTGGCTGCGTGACAGCCCGCGAAAACAGGGAAACAACAAAGCCGCCCCTGACGGGCACAGGCGGTAATCCGGTTCATCGCAGCCGCCATAGCCGTGCCCGAATACCAACCCGCAAGTCACCGGCTGGCTTTGCGGAACTAGCACCCAACCTCCAATGATAGAATGATCGGTGGAAAAATAGCTCAGGTCATAGACTTCAAAACCGTTATGCGCCGTCCCTGTATGTTTGATGCTGGGGCGTGGATGCACCAGCAATGTGCGTTCATAACGGCTTTGCCAGAATGCGGCAAAATCAGCGGGCATGGCTGGCGCATCCACCGCAAGCAAATCCGCCAGCGAATAGCCATAACCAGGGTCAAATGCAAACGAATGAGCAAAACGGGACGGCATCCGGTTTCCTTTCAAAACTACGGAGACCTGTGTTTATAACCTATTTCCGCTCACACGCGCACGACAGAGTTTTCACCGTCGATACCGTTAACGGCATAACCGTCGGCCTCCCACTCATTTTCCCATTGCTCACCGTCATACAGATAGCGGAACTGGTATTCCGGGGTAGCGGTTTCCAGCTCCAATACAGCGGTAAACTCACCGCTTTTAAGGGGGGTCATAGGTATTGCCTCGGCATCCCAGGCATTGAAATCGCCAGCCAGATAAATGGCTTGTGCCGACCGGGCTGCTTCCTTGCTAATGCGGAATGTCACTTTGCAAACAGGGCGGGTTTTCAGGTATTGCTTTTTGAGGCTCATGGTCATTTCCTGATGTTACAACTTTGCGGGGATTTTCTCAGGGAAATGTTAAGCAGGTTTTATGCCATAACCCACGCAACAACTGCCAGAATATAGCACCATATCAGTGAATTTCCAGACGGAGGGGTGGGCGACTTATTTACTGATCCGTCAGCCAATAAAACCGGTAGGGTGGGATCACCAGCTCATCCTTGAACATTGCAGGGCGTTCCCCCGAATACAAATCACGTACCGAACCCTGACGGAAATAGGCTTTGCGGCCAATATCCTCCAGATTCAGGTGTTGGGGGGCACTGTCGAAGTTGGCGACGACCAGCACCCGGCTGGTGGGTTGCAGGTGTTCAAAGCGTGAAAATACGAACAGGTGCGGGTTGCCCACATCCAGCAGTTCGCGGTTGTTGAAATCGGCGAACGCCGTCACTTCCTTGCGTACTGAAATCATTTTTTTCAAGGCATTGAACAGGCGGAACTCAACGGTTCCTGGCGTGTTGCGCTGTTCAGCATTGTCCCAATTGATACGCGGGCGGTGCGCCCAGCGGCTGTCGTTGGCTTTGGCCGGATCTTCCAGATAAGTGTTGTCGTTGAGTGTGCCAATTTCATCGCCGTAGTACAGCAAGGGGATACCGCCAAATGCCAGAGTCATGCCATGCAACAGCAGGATGATCTTGATGGCAACGTCGATACGTTCCGGGTCTTGGGCTTGCAGGGCGCTTTCCAGCCCTACCAGTGATGCCAACGAACCGGAAATGCGCGTGTCACCGGTCTTGTCATTATGGCCGAAGGGTAAGCCGCGTGCGGGCGAGTTGTCATAACGCCCGGTGAAATAGTCGATCAGGAACTGGCGGTGGGCGTAAGGCTCGTAACCCACTGCGCGGATGTCGTTATCATCAAACCCAAGGCCGATGTCATCGTGGCAACGCACGTAATTCAGCCAGGTGGCGCGTTCCAGCTTGTCGGGCAGGCTTTTGATACCCTGGGTCAAGAGTTTGGCGTTCTTGGTAGCGACCGCATCCCATAGCAGCGCCATGAAGGTGGCGTTGTAGGCAATTTCACATTCCTTGGCATTGATCGCGTCTTCGCCGAAGTATTTGATGATTTCGACCGGGGCAACAATCGCTTCCGCAATGAACAGCACGCCGGGGGCGGTTACCTGGCAGCAATCTTTCAGCAATTGCAGGATCAGGTGCGCCTCGCGCTCGTTCTGGCAAATGCTGCCGATCTTTTTCCACAGGAACGCTACCGCATCCAGCCGCAGGATGTCCGCCCCCTGGTTCGCCCAGTAGAGGATGATGTCGAGGATTTCGATGAACACCGCCGGGTTGCTGTAATTCAGATCCCATTGGTAACTGTTGAACACCGTCATCACCCACTTGCCCATCTCCTCATCCCAAGTGAAATTGCCGGGTGAGGTTTCAGGGAAGATTTCCGGCATGGTGACTTCAAACATGTCCGGCACTTCGCGGTTGTCGAAGATGTAGTAGTAATCCTGGAATTTGGCATCGCCTGCACGCGCCTGTTGCGCCCATTCGTGTTCGTTGGACGTATGGTTCAACACCACGTCCAGCGTCAGCAGGATGCCGCGTTTACGCAATTCGCCCGCCAGCGTTTCCACATCGTCCAGCGTGCCAAAACGCTCATCAATTTGGCGGAAATTACTGATTGCGTAGCCGCCGTCACTCGCGCCCTTGGGGCATTGCAGCATCGGCATCAGGTGTACCATGTTGACGCCGAGTTCCTGGAAATAATGCACCTTTTCGGTCAGATGGGGCAGGTTTTTGGCGAAACCGTCGGCATACAACGCCATGCCCACCCATTCCTGGCTTAAAAACCAGTTGTGGTCTTTCTCGCGCTCCAGGTCGGATTCACGCAGGTAATCGGCGCGCAGTAGGTATTGCCGCGCCATGGTTTCCACCAGGCACTGGATGTGTTCGCGGAAATCCTCGCGCTTGCCGTAGAGGATATTAAACAGCGAATGGATGGAGTAGAAGTTTGCCCCCAACCGCGTATAAAAATGACGCAGCCCTTCGCCCTTGATGGTCGGGTCAAGCTCAATCAGGATGTCGTTGAGAAGGGAGTGGGAAACCTGTTCGTACATGCGTGTTCCTTTGTTTTCTTTTACGCCAGTGGCCAGTTTTCGATGAAGGGTTGGTAAAAATCCCGGTTTTGGGTGGTTGCACCCCGCAGGCCGACGACAGCACTGGCGAACTGCTGCGCCCGCCGCAGGGTTGCTTCCATTGGCCAACCTTTTAGCAGACCCAACAGCAAAACACTACTGAAAGAGTCGCCCGCGCCGACGGTATCGACTACCTGGGTGACGCGTTCCGGTTTGACCTGCAAACGTTCGCCGGTGCTGGAAACCGTCAATGCACCTGCTTCACCCAGGGTGATGATCAGCCATGCCAGTGGCAGGGTAGCGAACAGGTGGCGGATGCGGCTATCGGTGTCGCTGTGTTGTGGGACGATTTCGGCCAACTCATCGGCGTTGATCTTGAGCCATTGCGCCCCAGCCAATATCGGGCCGATAGTTTCCGTGCTCCACCACGGTGCGCGCAGGTTGATGTCGATGAAACGCGGCGTGCCGGATCGCTGTTGC
The sequence above is drawn from the Thiothrix nivea DSM 5205 genome and encodes:
- a CDS encoding acetylxylan esterase, translating into MPSRFAHSFAFDPGYGYSLADLLAVDAPAMPADFAAFWQSRYERTLLVHPRPSIKHTGTAHNGFEVYDLSYFSTDHSIIGGWVLVPQSQPVTCGLVFGHGYGGCDEPDYRLCPSGAALLFPCFRGLSRSQQASVSSNPSYHVLHDIDKSEQYIIGGCVEDLWLAVSALQLLFPAVRGHIGYSGISFGGGIGALALPWDARIQRAHLNVPTFGNHPLRLQLPTVGSGAAVQRYQQQHGNVMDTLQYYDAASAAGFIRQPLHVAAALFDPTVAPPGQFAIYNALPESKSLFVLEAGHFNYPRQAEQERELLAELETFFAGL
- a CDS encoding isoamylase early set domain-containing protein, with the translated sequence MSLKKQYLKTRPVCKVTFRISKEAARSAQAIYLAGDFNAWDAEAIPMTPLKSGEFTAVLELETATPEYQFRYLYDGEQWENEWEADGYAVNGIDGENSVVRV
- a CDS encoding alpha-amylase family glycosyl hydrolase, giving the protein MYEQVSHSLLNDILIELDPTIKGEGLRHFYTRLGANFYSIHSLFNILYGKREDFREHIQCLVETMARQYLLRADYLRESDLEREKDHNWFLSQEWVGMALYADGFAKNLPHLTEKVHYFQELGVNMVHLMPMLQCPKGASDGGYAISNFRQIDERFGTLDDVETLAGELRKRGILLTLDVVLNHTSNEHEWAQQARAGDAKFQDYYYIFDNREVPDMFEVTMPEIFPETSPGNFTWDEEMGKWVMTVFNSYQWDLNYSNPAVFIEILDIILYWANQGADILRLDAVAFLWKKIGSICQNEREAHLILQLLKDCCQVTAPGVLFIAEAIVAPVEIIKYFGEDAINAKECEIAYNATFMALLWDAVATKNAKLLTQGIKSLPDKLERATWLNYVRCHDDIGLGFDDNDIRAVGYEPYAHRQFLIDYFTGRYDNSPARGLPFGHNDKTGDTRISGSLASLVGLESALQAQDPERIDVAIKIILLLHGMTLAFGGIPLLYYGDEIGTLNDNTYLEDPAKANDSRWAHRPRINWDNAEQRNTPGTVEFRLFNALKKMISVRKEVTAFADFNNRELLDVGNPHLFVFSRFEHLQPTSRVLVVANFDSAPQHLNLEDIGRKAYFRQGSVRDLYSGERPAMFKDELVIPPYRFYWLTDQ
- a CDS encoding carbohydrate kinase family protein; amino-acid sequence: MTDHHISASRELLRPVIFGEVLFDRFPDGSAVLGGAPFNVAWHLQAFGMQPLFISSVGADPLGDQVRSAMQAWGMDMAGLQTSAYPTGAVDVRFHNGEPHYNIVPDSAWDFIEAGKLPELPANTLLYHGSLALRQPVSHNAWGQLQQRSGTPRFIDINLRAPWWSTETIGPILAGAQWLKINADELAEIVPQHSDTDSRIRHLFATLPLAWLIITLGEAGALTVSSTGERLQVKPERVTQVVDTVGAGDSFSSVLLLGLLKGWPMEATLRRAQQFASAVVGLRGATTQNRDFYQPFIENWPLA